The following are encoded in a window of Cydia splendana chromosome 6, ilCydSple1.2, whole genome shotgun sequence genomic DNA:
- the LOC134791643 gene encoding testis-expressed protein 2 isoform X1, translated as MELSGSGKSPNASLSFRYTANNEELEELYHMCDDDPPTPQNDPPQNETASPKKADKSSSILDKYFKSMRTEKPPDKENDDPKSDPKPLEDTKPAAPPKEVTSSPMKEYLNRLGKRTTTSEGSIDAKESSNETWKIFHDFKFKIAQAVEDIKTRSVEETKEKSVPRENSTSDSEENSAIKDSDQQSVGDTDNQVSSLHSSIQNLSEITPPVTAKPTDRESSLPLEKNNSESSDDTHKNLASESENGTGDLLDDSSMLEVESGVEALEDTNIDALGDVNLYKDSGEKNSPVLNILPCTVQRPITPTNFGSPPSKNDITTETPRHYFFNFTMYILTFLLIVNYLLFPDSHAWNGFLLGVWTFTFGSNLKQWFLATYFSTAKEPRTSFFQFKRSSAVPYTYSIPNVKEHRPIKKHEGWINHYRFHEYDAYTYHINKTTTAFMKLEGCNLRISYTKTKIAKRALWDEKIDKVVFYQHRLYNLTGAKVYLLPNGLVSKRQWSKKYPICITLNENETIQVLEKENLLDKKSGEASESKKKEQESETTETNTTPEKKKRFVWRKKEKSLSQDLEMPGREGLRHRLVRKMHREKKPDNVSTATEPDSQTEKTLQEELNADEPTSAPANGKDEVLDDDLDDTEISRLKEFLDETEPETVEGAAEGEWSLHVKSSKDKHSRLFLFARTGRDKLEWFRRIHQAIAEANPSLESSVAEDKSSSDLAPDTKEGIEMAVYKVSEKETVSFPKPSIKATPVPSEIPSTVTDWSSYEKTFWPYLIKIMQTHEESTRQKVDTGVTCDLDPTPVEAKSKTKKKRKTDPKSAPSACDCRVLPAEVSWVNTVLARVMYDVMRDPHIMMRVQNRIQRKLNTLKLPSFMSPLVVTELSLAGACPLVERVGGATWDERGVWLDADLRYDGGATITILTNINLMKLKEKNLTLEEKLLLTEEHVVEKDLIITGTGMFSEKQLRKRKPAIFDSEVEDSAESSSDDESPPVQPVDSNEAIQTQELPPATPESGSSKKKFLRIVDKISTNKYFQQVTDFKYVKRAMEGLSNTDIKLQVEIQGLEGRLALNLPPPPHDRLWLGFRTNPQLVLKARPAVGARTLRFAHISNWIEHKLSKEFEKVLVLPNMEDIAVDVMTPTPVFAEST; from the exons ATGGAACTGTCCGGCTCGG GGAAATCCCCAAACGCCTCGTTGTCCTTTAGATACACTGCTAACAATGAGGAACTGGAAGAGTTGTACCACATGTGTGATGATGATCCCCCTACACCCCAAAATGACCCTCCTCAGAACGAAACCGCGAGTCCGAAAAAAGCGGATAAAAGCTCATCTATACTAGACAAATATTTCAAATCAATGAGAACAGAAAAACCGCCAGATAAAGAAAATGATGATCCAAAATCTGATCCCAAACCTTTAGAGGACACTAAACCAGCCGCTCCTCCCAAAGAAGTCACATCATCTCCTATGAAAGAGTATTTAAACCGTTTAGGGAAGCGGACTACTACTTCGGAAGGCTCCATAGATGCTAAGGAAAGCTCCAATGAAACTTGGAAGATCTTCCATGACTTTAAGTTCAAAATAGCACAAGCCGTTGAGGATATTAAAACTCGTTCAGTAGAAG aaacaaaagaaaaatcAGTGCCAAGAGAGAATTCTACATCAGATTCAGAAGAAAACTCAGCCATCAAAGACTCCGATCAACAAAGCGTTGGAGATACTGACAACCAG GTATCATCTCTTCACAGTAGTATTCAGAATCTTTCTGAAATCACGCCGCCGGTCACGGCCAAGCCTACCGACCGCGAGTCGAGTCttcctttagaaaaaaataattcggAATCCAGTGATGATACACATAAGAATTTAG ccAGTGAATCAGAAAACGGTACGGGAGATTTACTAGACGACAGCAGTATGTTAGAAGTCGAGTCTGGCGTCGAAGCCCTGGAGGACACCAACATCGACGCACTCGGAGACGTCAACCTGTACAAAGACTCTGGGGAAAAGAACTCTCCCGTCCTGAACATCCTCCCCTGTACTGTACAGAGGCCTATCACACCCACAAATTTCGGATCCCCACCAAGCAAAAACGATATAACAACAGAGACTCCTAGGCACTACTTCTTTAATTTCACAATGTATATTCTTACTTTTTTACTAATTGTTAACTATCTCCTATTCCCTGACTCCCACGCGTGGAATGGATTCCTGCTCGGCGTATGGACGTTTACGTTTGGAAGCAACTTGAAGCAATGGTTTCTAGCCACTTACTTTAGCACTGCCAAGGAGCCTAGAACCAGCTTTTTTCAGTTTAAGCGCAGCAGTGCTGTACCGTACACGTACAGTATTCCTAATGTTAAGGAGCATAGACCAATAAAGAAACATGag GGATGGATAAACCATTATAGGTTTCATGAATATGATGCTTACACGTATCACATCAACAAAACAACAACCGCATTTATGAAATTAGAAG gcTGCAATTTAAGGATATCTTACACAAAGACAAAAATAGCGAAGAGGGCGCTGTGGGACGAAAAAATAGACAAAGTTGTTTTCTACCAGCATAGATTGTATAATTTAACAGGAGCCAAAGTATACCTGCTGCCAAATGGACTTGTCAGTAAAAG ACAATGGAGCAAAAAATATCCTATATGTATAacattaaatgaaaatgaaacaaTACAAGTACTTGAGAAAGAAAATCTGCTTGACAAAAAATCTGGCGAAGCGTCAGAGAGTAAGAAGAAAGAACAAGAGTCAGAGACCACCGAAACTAACACCACCCCGGAAAAGAAGAAGAGATTTGTATggagaaagaaagaaaaaag CCTTTCACAAGATTTAGAGATGCCTGGGAGGGAAGGTCTGCGACATCGGCTCGTCAGAAAAATGCATAGAG AGAAAAAACCGGATAACGTGTCCACCGCCACAGAGCCAGACAGTCAAACAGAGAAGACTCTACAAGAAGAATTGAACGCGGACGAGCCGACCAGTGCGCCCGCCAACGGCAAAGATGAGGTCCTCGACGATGATCTGGACGATACCGAGATTTCCAGACTGAAGGAGTTTTTGGACGAAACT GAGCCGGAGACTGTAGAGGGCGCGGCAGAGGGGGAGTGGAGCTTGCACGTGAAGAGCTCCAAAGACAAGCACTCGCGGCTGTTCCTGTTCGCGAGGACGGGCCGCGACAAACTTGAGTG GTTCCGACGGATACACCAAGCTATAGCGGAGGCGAATCCGTCACTCGAGTCTTCCGTCGCCGAAGACAAGAGTTCGAGCGATCTCGCGCCCGACACCAAGGAGGGCATAGAGATGGCCGTCTACAAAGTTTCTGAAAAGGAGACCGTCTCCTTCCCAAAGCCCAGT ATCAAAGCTACTCCAGTGCCGTCGGAAATTCCTTCTACCGTTACGGATTGGAGCTCCTATGAGAAAACATTTTGGCCTTATCTAATAAAAATCATGCAG ACGCACGAAGAAAGCACGAGGCAGAAGGTCGACACCGGAGTCACCTGCGACCTCGATCCCACGCCGGTAGAGGCTAAAAGCAAAACCAAGAAGAAACGAAAAACCGAT CCTAAATCAGCTCCGTCCGCGTGCGACTGCCGAGTGTTGCCCGCCGAGGTGTCGTGGGTGAACACGGTGCTCGCCCGAGTCATGTATGACGTCATGAGGGACCCGCACATCATGATGCGAGTGCAGAATAGGATACAGAGGAAACTTAATACGCTCAAG CTACCTTCGTTCATGTCGCCGCTGGTTGTGACGGAGCTGTCGCTAGCGGGCGCGTGTCCGCTGGTGGAGCGCGTGGGCGGCGCGACGTGGGACGAGCGCGGCGTGTGGCTGGACGCCGACCTGCGCTACGACGGCGGCGCCACCATCACCATCCTCACCAACATCAACCTGATGAAGCTCAAGGAGAAGA ACCTAACGTTGGAAGAAAAGCTCTTGCTGACAGAAGAGCATGTAGTGGAAAAGGATCTCATAATTACGGGGACCGGAATGTTCTCCGAAAAGCAGCTACGG AAACGCAAGCCCGCCATATTCGACAGCGAGGTGGAGGACTCGGCGGAATCTTCCAGTGACGACGAGAGCCCGCCCGTGCAGCCCGTGGACAGCAATGAGGCCATACAAACGCAGGAGCT TCCACCGGCGACGCCAGAGAGCGGTTCATCCAAAAAGAAGTTCCTGAGAATCGTTGATAAGATTTCTACGAATAAATACTTTCAGCAG GTTACCGACTTCAAATACGTGAAACGAGCTATGGAGGGCCTGTCGAATACGGACATAAAGCTACAAGTAGAGATCCAAGGGTTAGAGGGGCGGCTGGCTCTAAACCTGCCGCCGCCACCTCACGACAGATTATGGCTTGG TTTCCGCACGAACCCGCAACTGGTGCTGAAGGCGCGGCCGGCGGTGGGCGCGCGCACGCTCCGCTTCGCGCACATCTCCAACTGGATCGAGCACAAGCTCAGCAAGGAGTTCGAGAAGGTGCTCGTGCTGCCCAACATGGAGGACATCGCCGTCGACGTCATGACGCCCACGCCCGTCTTCGCTGAATCCACTTAG
- the LOC134791643 gene encoding testis-expressed protein 2 isoform X2, whose translation MWKSPNASLSFRYTANNEELEELYHMCDDDPPTPQNDPPQNETASPKKADKSSSILDKYFKSMRTEKPPDKENDDPKSDPKPLEDTKPAAPPKEVTSSPMKEYLNRLGKRTTTSEGSIDAKESSNETWKIFHDFKFKIAQAVEDIKTRSVEETKEKSVPRENSTSDSEENSAIKDSDQQSVGDTDNQVSSLHSSIQNLSEITPPVTAKPTDRESSLPLEKNNSESSDDTHKNLASESENGTGDLLDDSSMLEVESGVEALEDTNIDALGDVNLYKDSGEKNSPVLNILPCTVQRPITPTNFGSPPSKNDITTETPRHYFFNFTMYILTFLLIVNYLLFPDSHAWNGFLLGVWTFTFGSNLKQWFLATYFSTAKEPRTSFFQFKRSSAVPYTYSIPNVKEHRPIKKHEGWINHYRFHEYDAYTYHINKTTTAFMKLEGCNLRISYTKTKIAKRALWDEKIDKVVFYQHRLYNLTGAKVYLLPNGLVSKRQWSKKYPICITLNENETIQVLEKENLLDKKSGEASESKKKEQESETTETNTTPEKKKRFVWRKKEKSLSQDLEMPGREGLRHRLVRKMHREKKPDNVSTATEPDSQTEKTLQEELNADEPTSAPANGKDEVLDDDLDDTEISRLKEFLDETEPETVEGAAEGEWSLHVKSSKDKHSRLFLFARTGRDKLEWFRRIHQAIAEANPSLESSVAEDKSSSDLAPDTKEGIEMAVYKVSEKETVSFPKPSIKATPVPSEIPSTVTDWSSYEKTFWPYLIKIMQTHEESTRQKVDTGVTCDLDPTPVEAKSKTKKKRKTDPKSAPSACDCRVLPAEVSWVNTVLARVMYDVMRDPHIMMRVQNRIQRKLNTLKLPSFMSPLVVTELSLAGACPLVERVGGATWDERGVWLDADLRYDGGATITILTNINLMKLKEKNLTLEEKLLLTEEHVVEKDLIITGTGMFSEKQLRKRKPAIFDSEVEDSAESSSDDESPPVQPVDSNEAIQTQELPPATPESGSSKKKFLRIVDKISTNKYFQQVTDFKYVKRAMEGLSNTDIKLQVEIQGLEGRLALNLPPPPHDRLWLGFRTNPQLVLKARPAVGARTLRFAHISNWIEHKLSKEFEKVLVLPNMEDIAVDVMTPTPVFAEST comes from the exons ATGT GGAAATCCCCAAACGCCTCGTTGTCCTTTAGATACACTGCTAACAATGAGGAACTGGAAGAGTTGTACCACATGTGTGATGATGATCCCCCTACACCCCAAAATGACCCTCCTCAGAACGAAACCGCGAGTCCGAAAAAAGCGGATAAAAGCTCATCTATACTAGACAAATATTTCAAATCAATGAGAACAGAAAAACCGCCAGATAAAGAAAATGATGATCCAAAATCTGATCCCAAACCTTTAGAGGACACTAAACCAGCCGCTCCTCCCAAAGAAGTCACATCATCTCCTATGAAAGAGTATTTAAACCGTTTAGGGAAGCGGACTACTACTTCGGAAGGCTCCATAGATGCTAAGGAAAGCTCCAATGAAACTTGGAAGATCTTCCATGACTTTAAGTTCAAAATAGCACAAGCCGTTGAGGATATTAAAACTCGTTCAGTAGAAG aaacaaaagaaaaatcAGTGCCAAGAGAGAATTCTACATCAGATTCAGAAGAAAACTCAGCCATCAAAGACTCCGATCAACAAAGCGTTGGAGATACTGACAACCAG GTATCATCTCTTCACAGTAGTATTCAGAATCTTTCTGAAATCACGCCGCCGGTCACGGCCAAGCCTACCGACCGCGAGTCGAGTCttcctttagaaaaaaataattcggAATCCAGTGATGATACACATAAGAATTTAG ccAGTGAATCAGAAAACGGTACGGGAGATTTACTAGACGACAGCAGTATGTTAGAAGTCGAGTCTGGCGTCGAAGCCCTGGAGGACACCAACATCGACGCACTCGGAGACGTCAACCTGTACAAAGACTCTGGGGAAAAGAACTCTCCCGTCCTGAACATCCTCCCCTGTACTGTACAGAGGCCTATCACACCCACAAATTTCGGATCCCCACCAAGCAAAAACGATATAACAACAGAGACTCCTAGGCACTACTTCTTTAATTTCACAATGTATATTCTTACTTTTTTACTAATTGTTAACTATCTCCTATTCCCTGACTCCCACGCGTGGAATGGATTCCTGCTCGGCGTATGGACGTTTACGTTTGGAAGCAACTTGAAGCAATGGTTTCTAGCCACTTACTTTAGCACTGCCAAGGAGCCTAGAACCAGCTTTTTTCAGTTTAAGCGCAGCAGTGCTGTACCGTACACGTACAGTATTCCTAATGTTAAGGAGCATAGACCAATAAAGAAACATGag GGATGGATAAACCATTATAGGTTTCATGAATATGATGCTTACACGTATCACATCAACAAAACAACAACCGCATTTATGAAATTAGAAG gcTGCAATTTAAGGATATCTTACACAAAGACAAAAATAGCGAAGAGGGCGCTGTGGGACGAAAAAATAGACAAAGTTGTTTTCTACCAGCATAGATTGTATAATTTAACAGGAGCCAAAGTATACCTGCTGCCAAATGGACTTGTCAGTAAAAG ACAATGGAGCAAAAAATATCCTATATGTATAacattaaatgaaaatgaaacaaTACAAGTACTTGAGAAAGAAAATCTGCTTGACAAAAAATCTGGCGAAGCGTCAGAGAGTAAGAAGAAAGAACAAGAGTCAGAGACCACCGAAACTAACACCACCCCGGAAAAGAAGAAGAGATTTGTATggagaaagaaagaaaaaag CCTTTCACAAGATTTAGAGATGCCTGGGAGGGAAGGTCTGCGACATCGGCTCGTCAGAAAAATGCATAGAG AGAAAAAACCGGATAACGTGTCCACCGCCACAGAGCCAGACAGTCAAACAGAGAAGACTCTACAAGAAGAATTGAACGCGGACGAGCCGACCAGTGCGCCCGCCAACGGCAAAGATGAGGTCCTCGACGATGATCTGGACGATACCGAGATTTCCAGACTGAAGGAGTTTTTGGACGAAACT GAGCCGGAGACTGTAGAGGGCGCGGCAGAGGGGGAGTGGAGCTTGCACGTGAAGAGCTCCAAAGACAAGCACTCGCGGCTGTTCCTGTTCGCGAGGACGGGCCGCGACAAACTTGAGTG GTTCCGACGGATACACCAAGCTATAGCGGAGGCGAATCCGTCACTCGAGTCTTCCGTCGCCGAAGACAAGAGTTCGAGCGATCTCGCGCCCGACACCAAGGAGGGCATAGAGATGGCCGTCTACAAAGTTTCTGAAAAGGAGACCGTCTCCTTCCCAAAGCCCAGT ATCAAAGCTACTCCAGTGCCGTCGGAAATTCCTTCTACCGTTACGGATTGGAGCTCCTATGAGAAAACATTTTGGCCTTATCTAATAAAAATCATGCAG ACGCACGAAGAAAGCACGAGGCAGAAGGTCGACACCGGAGTCACCTGCGACCTCGATCCCACGCCGGTAGAGGCTAAAAGCAAAACCAAGAAGAAACGAAAAACCGAT CCTAAATCAGCTCCGTCCGCGTGCGACTGCCGAGTGTTGCCCGCCGAGGTGTCGTGGGTGAACACGGTGCTCGCCCGAGTCATGTATGACGTCATGAGGGACCCGCACATCATGATGCGAGTGCAGAATAGGATACAGAGGAAACTTAATACGCTCAAG CTACCTTCGTTCATGTCGCCGCTGGTTGTGACGGAGCTGTCGCTAGCGGGCGCGTGTCCGCTGGTGGAGCGCGTGGGCGGCGCGACGTGGGACGAGCGCGGCGTGTGGCTGGACGCCGACCTGCGCTACGACGGCGGCGCCACCATCACCATCCTCACCAACATCAACCTGATGAAGCTCAAGGAGAAGA ACCTAACGTTGGAAGAAAAGCTCTTGCTGACAGAAGAGCATGTAGTGGAAAAGGATCTCATAATTACGGGGACCGGAATGTTCTCCGAAAAGCAGCTACGG AAACGCAAGCCCGCCATATTCGACAGCGAGGTGGAGGACTCGGCGGAATCTTCCAGTGACGACGAGAGCCCGCCCGTGCAGCCCGTGGACAGCAATGAGGCCATACAAACGCAGGAGCT TCCACCGGCGACGCCAGAGAGCGGTTCATCCAAAAAGAAGTTCCTGAGAATCGTTGATAAGATTTCTACGAATAAATACTTTCAGCAG GTTACCGACTTCAAATACGTGAAACGAGCTATGGAGGGCCTGTCGAATACGGACATAAAGCTACAAGTAGAGATCCAAGGGTTAGAGGGGCGGCTGGCTCTAAACCTGCCGCCGCCACCTCACGACAGATTATGGCTTGG TTTCCGCACGAACCCGCAACTGGTGCTGAAGGCGCGGCCGGCGGTGGGCGCGCGCACGCTCCGCTTCGCGCACATCTCCAACTGGATCGAGCACAAGCTCAGCAAGGAGTTCGAGAAGGTGCTCGTGCTGCCCAACATGGAGGACATCGCCGTCGACGTCATGACGCCCACGCCCGTCTTCGCTGAATCCACTTAG
- the LOC134791643 gene encoding testis-expressed protein 2 isoform X3, translating into MELSGSGKSPNASLSFRYTANNEELEELYHMCDDDPPTPQNDPPQNETASPKKADKSSSILDKYFKSMRTEKPPDKENDDPKSDPKPLEDTKPAAPPKEVTSSPMKEYLNRLGKRTTTSEGSIDAKESSNETWKIFHDFKFKIAQAVEDIKTRSVEETKEKSVPRENSTSDSEENSAIKDSDQQSVGDTDNQVSSLHSSIQNLSEITPPVTAKPTDRESSLPLEKNNSESSDDTHKNLASESENGTGDLLDDSSMLEVESGVEALEDTNIDALGDVNLYKDSGEKNSPVLNILPCTVQRPITPTNFGSPPSKNDITTETPRHYFFNFTMYILTFLLIVNYLLFPDSHAWNGFLLGVWTFTFGSNLKQWFLATYFSTAKEPRTSFFQFKRSSAVPYTYSIPNVKEHRPIKKHEGWINHYRFHEYDAYTYHINKTTTAFMKLEGCNLRISYTKTKIAKRALWDEKIDKVVFYQHRLYNLTGAKVYLLPNGLVSKRQWSKKYPICITLNENETIQVLEKENLLDKKSGEASESKKKEQESETTETNTTPEKKKRFVWRKKEKSLSQDLEMPGREGLRHRLVRKMHREKKPDNVSTATEPDSQTEKTLQEELNADEPTSAPANGKDEVLDDDLDDTEISRLKEFLDETEPETVEGAAEGEWSLHVKSSKDKHSRLFLFARTGRDKLEWFRRIHQAIAEANPSLESSVAEDKSSSDLAPDTKEGIEMAVYKVSEKETVSFPKPSIKATPVPSEIPSTVTDWSSYEKTFWPYLIKIMQPKSAPSACDCRVLPAEVSWVNTVLARVMYDVMRDPHIMMRVQNRIQRKLNTLKLPSFMSPLVVTELSLAGACPLVERVGGATWDERGVWLDADLRYDGGATITILTNINLMKLKEKNLTLEEKLLLTEEHVVEKDLIITGTGMFSEKQLRKRKPAIFDSEVEDSAESSSDDESPPVQPVDSNEAIQTQELPPATPESGSSKKKFLRIVDKISTNKYFQQVTDFKYVKRAMEGLSNTDIKLQVEIQGLEGRLALNLPPPPHDRLWLGFRTNPQLVLKARPAVGARTLRFAHISNWIEHKLSKEFEKVLVLPNMEDIAVDVMTPTPVFAEST; encoded by the exons ATGGAACTGTCCGGCTCGG GGAAATCCCCAAACGCCTCGTTGTCCTTTAGATACACTGCTAACAATGAGGAACTGGAAGAGTTGTACCACATGTGTGATGATGATCCCCCTACACCCCAAAATGACCCTCCTCAGAACGAAACCGCGAGTCCGAAAAAAGCGGATAAAAGCTCATCTATACTAGACAAATATTTCAAATCAATGAGAACAGAAAAACCGCCAGATAAAGAAAATGATGATCCAAAATCTGATCCCAAACCTTTAGAGGACACTAAACCAGCCGCTCCTCCCAAAGAAGTCACATCATCTCCTATGAAAGAGTATTTAAACCGTTTAGGGAAGCGGACTACTACTTCGGAAGGCTCCATAGATGCTAAGGAAAGCTCCAATGAAACTTGGAAGATCTTCCATGACTTTAAGTTCAAAATAGCACAAGCCGTTGAGGATATTAAAACTCGTTCAGTAGAAG aaacaaaagaaaaatcAGTGCCAAGAGAGAATTCTACATCAGATTCAGAAGAAAACTCAGCCATCAAAGACTCCGATCAACAAAGCGTTGGAGATACTGACAACCAG GTATCATCTCTTCACAGTAGTATTCAGAATCTTTCTGAAATCACGCCGCCGGTCACGGCCAAGCCTACCGACCGCGAGTCGAGTCttcctttagaaaaaaataattcggAATCCAGTGATGATACACATAAGAATTTAG ccAGTGAATCAGAAAACGGTACGGGAGATTTACTAGACGACAGCAGTATGTTAGAAGTCGAGTCTGGCGTCGAAGCCCTGGAGGACACCAACATCGACGCACTCGGAGACGTCAACCTGTACAAAGACTCTGGGGAAAAGAACTCTCCCGTCCTGAACATCCTCCCCTGTACTGTACAGAGGCCTATCACACCCACAAATTTCGGATCCCCACCAAGCAAAAACGATATAACAACAGAGACTCCTAGGCACTACTTCTTTAATTTCACAATGTATATTCTTACTTTTTTACTAATTGTTAACTATCTCCTATTCCCTGACTCCCACGCGTGGAATGGATTCCTGCTCGGCGTATGGACGTTTACGTTTGGAAGCAACTTGAAGCAATGGTTTCTAGCCACTTACTTTAGCACTGCCAAGGAGCCTAGAACCAGCTTTTTTCAGTTTAAGCGCAGCAGTGCTGTACCGTACACGTACAGTATTCCTAATGTTAAGGAGCATAGACCAATAAAGAAACATGag GGATGGATAAACCATTATAGGTTTCATGAATATGATGCTTACACGTATCACATCAACAAAACAACAACCGCATTTATGAAATTAGAAG gcTGCAATTTAAGGATATCTTACACAAAGACAAAAATAGCGAAGAGGGCGCTGTGGGACGAAAAAATAGACAAAGTTGTTTTCTACCAGCATAGATTGTATAATTTAACAGGAGCCAAAGTATACCTGCTGCCAAATGGACTTGTCAGTAAAAG ACAATGGAGCAAAAAATATCCTATATGTATAacattaaatgaaaatgaaacaaTACAAGTACTTGAGAAAGAAAATCTGCTTGACAAAAAATCTGGCGAAGCGTCAGAGAGTAAGAAGAAAGAACAAGAGTCAGAGACCACCGAAACTAACACCACCCCGGAAAAGAAGAAGAGATTTGTATggagaaagaaagaaaaaag CCTTTCACAAGATTTAGAGATGCCTGGGAGGGAAGGTCTGCGACATCGGCTCGTCAGAAAAATGCATAGAG AGAAAAAACCGGATAACGTGTCCACCGCCACAGAGCCAGACAGTCAAACAGAGAAGACTCTACAAGAAGAATTGAACGCGGACGAGCCGACCAGTGCGCCCGCCAACGGCAAAGATGAGGTCCTCGACGATGATCTGGACGATACCGAGATTTCCAGACTGAAGGAGTTTTTGGACGAAACT GAGCCGGAGACTGTAGAGGGCGCGGCAGAGGGGGAGTGGAGCTTGCACGTGAAGAGCTCCAAAGACAAGCACTCGCGGCTGTTCCTGTTCGCGAGGACGGGCCGCGACAAACTTGAGTG GTTCCGACGGATACACCAAGCTATAGCGGAGGCGAATCCGTCACTCGAGTCTTCCGTCGCCGAAGACAAGAGTTCGAGCGATCTCGCGCCCGACACCAAGGAGGGCATAGAGATGGCCGTCTACAAAGTTTCTGAAAAGGAGACCGTCTCCTTCCCAAAGCCCAGT ATCAAAGCTACTCCAGTGCCGTCGGAAATTCCTTCTACCGTTACGGATTGGAGCTCCTATGAGAAAACATTTTGGCCTTATCTAATAAAAATCATGCAG CCTAAATCAGCTCCGTCCGCGTGCGACTGCCGAGTGTTGCCCGCCGAGGTGTCGTGGGTGAACACGGTGCTCGCCCGAGTCATGTATGACGTCATGAGGGACCCGCACATCATGATGCGAGTGCAGAATAGGATACAGAGGAAACTTAATACGCTCAAG CTACCTTCGTTCATGTCGCCGCTGGTTGTGACGGAGCTGTCGCTAGCGGGCGCGTGTCCGCTGGTGGAGCGCGTGGGCGGCGCGACGTGGGACGAGCGCGGCGTGTGGCTGGACGCCGACCTGCGCTACGACGGCGGCGCCACCATCACCATCCTCACCAACATCAACCTGATGAAGCTCAAGGAGAAGA ACCTAACGTTGGAAGAAAAGCTCTTGCTGACAGAAGAGCATGTAGTGGAAAAGGATCTCATAATTACGGGGACCGGAATGTTCTCCGAAAAGCAGCTACGG AAACGCAAGCCCGCCATATTCGACAGCGAGGTGGAGGACTCGGCGGAATCTTCCAGTGACGACGAGAGCCCGCCCGTGCAGCCCGTGGACAGCAATGAGGCCATACAAACGCAGGAGCT TCCACCGGCGACGCCAGAGAGCGGTTCATCCAAAAAGAAGTTCCTGAGAATCGTTGATAAGATTTCTACGAATAAATACTTTCAGCAG GTTACCGACTTCAAATACGTGAAACGAGCTATGGAGGGCCTGTCGAATACGGACATAAAGCTACAAGTAGAGATCCAAGGGTTAGAGGGGCGGCTGGCTCTAAACCTGCCGCCGCCACCTCACGACAGATTATGGCTTGG TTTCCGCACGAACCCGCAACTGGTGCTGAAGGCGCGGCCGGCGGTGGGCGCGCGCACGCTCCGCTTCGCGCACATCTCCAACTGGATCGAGCACAAGCTCAGCAAGGAGTTCGAGAAGGTGCTCGTGCTGCCCAACATGGAGGACATCGCCGTCGACGTCATGACGCCCACGCCCGTCTTCGCTGAATCCACTTAG